A genomic region of Trifolium pratense cultivar HEN17-A07 linkage group LG3, ARS_RC_1.1, whole genome shotgun sequence contains the following coding sequences:
- the LOC123918907 gene encoding disease resistance protein RPM1-like, whose product MAEIAVKLAIDQLLPLLKKEVKLLKGVHKEFTDIKDELESIQAFLKDADRRAAAADGDNNSEGVKTWVKQVTEAAFRIEDIIDNYMMYVGQQPRNPGCAALINNFITSKQRHQIASGIQDIKSSVSRIKERSERYGFQRSLNQGSRDYRGSRNNQWHDPRVAALNIVEADVVGFEVPKQRLINWMVKGKEPTVISIVGMGGQGKTTLAKIVFDNKDIIGHFDCHVFITVSQSYTVEGLLRNMLVKLYKENDEVPPPRIFEKYQESMLTDEVKNYLQNKRYVVVFDDVWNEHFWDDVEFALIDNKNGSKILITTRNANVLVSCSKSSFIVKKHELQPLTPKQSRELFNKKAFKINNDSKKLNDIAYEIVEQCNGLPLAIVAIGGLLSTREKNVSEWEQFRDNLSLALRNDTHLIGIKKILGLSYDDLPYYLKACLLYFGLYPKVYEIKSKRVIRQWIAEGFVKEEKGKTLEEVAEGYLIELIHRSLVQVSSVKIDGKVKGCRVHDQIRDMIREKFEDFNFCKPISEDGQSSSVGIIRHLSISTTSVYLMDRIESSYVRSLHVFQDEDEYVCHEPTIPEKFKLLKVLDFESAPMLNVPKNLGDLIHLKYLSFRSSNHVSKSIGMFQNLETLDVGDTTTRELPKEISKLRKLRHLIGYRLSLIQLKDGIGKMTSLQTLCSVDLGKGGAEVIKELGKLKQIRDLVLVNVHTEDVSILSSAIDEMKRIEKLSVSSFDIHTFIDLNLISPPTKLRKLQLHGKLQKLPKSILELQNLVVLKLSKSKLTEDLMESLQSLQHSLLILSIGDDAYQGSHLHFQNGWFQKLKELYVALGLGHGDINTVIDKGALPSLQKLHLEKNIPTGIQHLKKLEVLYISRMEAEFVQHISTTEDWNWIMEHVPNVEIHTKDGEVIGNSDLTKHKNSFQHFLLYFSSYPYLSFFFSLFCVILFFHVFFNK is encoded by the coding sequence aTGGCAGAAATAGCTGTGAAGTTGGCTATTGACCAATTACTTCCATtgttaaaaaaagaagtgaaaCTGCTTAAAGGTGTTCACAAGGAATTTACAGACATTAAAGATGAACTGGAAAGCATCCAAGCCTTCCTTAAGGATGCTGATAGAAGAGCTGCTGCAGCTGATGGAGACAACAATAGTGAAGGAGTCAAAACCTGGGTGAAACAGGTTACGGAAGCAGCTTTTCGGATAGAAGACATCATTGATAACTATATGATGTATGTGGGACAACAACCGCGTAATCCCGGATGTGCAGctttaatcaacaattttataACTTCGAAACAACGCCATCAAATAGCGTCTGGAATTCAGGACATCAAGTCATCGGTGTCTAGGATCAAGGAAAGAAGTGAAAGATATGGTTTCCAACGTTCTTTGAATCAAGGGTCAAGAGATTACAGAGGAAGCCGGAATAACCAATGGCACGACCCTCGAGTGGCTGCTCTTAACATTGTGGAAGCTGATGTTGTGGGCTTTGAGGTGCCCAAACAAAGATTGATTAATTGGATGGTAAAGGGAAAAGAGCCTACTGTCATCTCAATAGTAGGAATGGGAGGGCAAGGAAAAACCACCCTTGCCAAGATTGTTTTTGACAACAAGGATATTATTGGACACTTTGATTGTCATGTTTTTATCACAGTGTCTCAATCATATACTGTTGAAGGTTTGTTGAGGAACATGCTGGTAAAGCTTTATAAAGAAAACGACGAGGTTCCTCCTCCGAGGATTTTTGAAAAGTATCAAGAGTCAATGTTGACTGATGAAGTGAAAAACTACTTGCAGAATAAGAGGTACGTTGTTGTGTTTGATGATGTTTGGAATGAACATTTCTGGGATGATGTTGAATTTGCTttaattgataataaaaatggaaGTAAAATATTAATCACAACAAGGAACGCCAATGTTCTGGTGTCTTGTAGTAAATCTTCTTTCATTGTAAAAAAGCATGAATTGCAACCTTTAACTCCAAAACAGTCTCGAGAGTTGTTCAATAAAAAGGCATTCAAAATTAACAATGATTCAAAAAAGCTCAATGatatagcttatgaaattgTTGAACAATGCAATGGTTTACCACTAGCAATTGTTGCCATTGGTGGTCTTTTGTCTACAAGAGAGAAAAATGTGTCTGAGTGGGAGCAATTTAGAGATAATCTAAGTTTAGCTCTAAGAAATGATACACATTTAATtggcataaaaaaaattttaggTTTAAGTTATGATGATTTGCCTTACTATCTCAAGGCATGCTTGTTGTATTTTGGATTATATCCAAAAGTTTATGAAATTAAATCAAAGAGGGTGATTCGACAGTGGATAGCTGAAGGGTTTGTGAAGGAGGAAAAGGGGAAGACTTTAGAAGAAGTTGCAGAAGGATATTTAATTGAGTTGATCCATAGAAGCTTGGTGCAGGTATCTTCCGTTAAAATTGATGGTAAAGTTAAAGGTTGTCGTGTTCATGATCAAATACGCGACATGATCCGCGAAAAATTTGAGGATTTCAATTTTTGCAAGCCTATTAGTGAAGATGGACAGTCATCCTCAGTTGGAATAATTCGGCACTTATCAATATCAACCACTTCCGTTTATTTAATGGATCGTATTGAAAGCTCGTATGTTCGGTCACTACATGTTTTCCAAGATGAAGATGAATATGTATGCCATGAACCGACAATCCCTGAAAAATTCAAGTTATTGAAGGTTCTTGATTTTGAATCTGCTCCAATGTTGAATGTTCCTAAGAATTTGGGAGATTTGATCCACTTGAAGTATTTAAGCTTCAGGAGTTCAAATCATGTCTCAAAATCAATTGGTATGTTCCAAAACCTAGAGACATTGGATGTAGGGGATACAACTACCCGTGAGTTGCCAAAGGAAATTAGCAAGCTTAGAAAGCTAAGGCACCTTATTGGATATAGATTGTCTTTAATTCAATTAAAGGATGGTATTGGAAAGATGACATCCCTACAAACACTATGCTCTGTTGATTTAGGAAAGGGTGGAGCAGAGGTAATTAAAGAGTTAGGAAAGCTGAAGCAAATAAGGGATTTGGTGTTGGTTAATGTTCATACAGAAGATGTAAGCATTCTATCTTCCGCAATCGATGAAATGAAACGCATAGAAAAACTATCTGTTTCATCATTTGATATACATACATtcattgatttgaatttgatttcaCCGCCAACTAAGCTTCGAAAACTTCAACTACATGGGAAGCTACAGAAGTTACCAAAGTCGATATTAGAGCTTCAAAATCTTGTTGTGTTGAAATTGTCAAAATCCAAGTTAACTGAAGATCTAATGGAATCCCTACAAAGTTTGCAACACAGCTTGTTGATCCTCTCTATAGGTGATGATGCTTATCAAGGTTCacatttgcattttcaaaaTGGATGGTTTCAGAAACTAAAAGAACTTTATGTTGCACTTGGACTTGGACATGGGGATATCAATACTGTTATTGACAAAGGAGCACTGCCTTCTCTACAAAAACTACATTTAGAGAAGAATATACCCACCGGCATCCAACACTTAAAGAAGCTTGAAGTTCTCTATATTTCTAGAATGGAAGCTGAATTTGTGCAGCACATTTCTACTACTGAGGATTGGAATTGGATCATGGAGCATGTGCCAAATGTAGAAATTCATACCAAAGATGGGGAAGTTATTGGAAACTCGGACTTGACAAAGCATAAGAATTCTTTTCAGCATTTTCTGTTGTATTTTTCATCCTACCCTTATCTTagcttctttttctctctcttctgtGTTATTCTTTTTTTCCATGTCTTCTTTAATAAGTAA
- the LOC123918908 gene encoding disease resistance protein RPM1-like, protein MAEMAVSFAIDKLLPLLIEEVKLLKGVHKEFAEIKDELESIQAFLKDADRRAAADADNTDEGVKIWVKQLREAAFRIEDIIDNYMMHVEQQPRNPGCAALLNNFSHLFKTLKQRHQIASGIQDIKTLVRGIKERSERYGFQRSLDQGSSNSRGSKNAKWHDPRVAALYIDEADVVGFEAPRKRLIDWMVKGRKERTVISVVGMGGQGKTTLAKTVLDNKDVIGHFDFVVWITVSQSYNVEGLLKDMLLKFYKQKGSNPPDSIYKMDRESLTNEVRNYLQQKRYVVVFDDVWNVHFWDDIEFVVIDNKNGSKILITTRNLDVVVSCKKSSFIEVLELQPLTQEQSLELFNKKAFKFDSGGCCPKELSGITIEIVNKCKGLPLAIVAIGGLLSTRVKKGFEWQRFRENLSSELKKDTHLIGIKEIIGLSYKDLPYYLKSCLLYFGMYPEDYEVKSNRVIRQWIAEGFVKEETGKTLEEVAEGYLTELIHRSLVQVSSIRKDGKAKGCCVHDQIREMILEKFEDLNFCTQISEDGKSSLNGIIRRLSIITTSNNLTQCIESSHVRSLLVITDKESKIFFEGKIPKNFKLLRVLDCNSDSLTSVPENLGNFIHLKYLSLGKSLVIVFGIPKSIAMLRNLETFNIESTRAMLPKEINKLGKLRHLTGMHLYLIELEDGIEEMTSLQTLRNVDLHMQGAEKMITGLGKLKQIRDLGLVNVRRKDGIILSSSINEMQHLERLVVVSRHEERSYEVIDLNLISLPTKLRKLTLSGILQKFPEWIPKLQNLVQLTLCYSRLTEDPLKSLKSLQHLLFLSIKKSAFEGLCLHFEDGWFQKLKELHVEYSDELRDIIIDKGALSSLKKLGLHGVHRLTNNIPTGIQHLEKLEVLGIYFASYELQNISTEDWNSIQHVPLVDFFNWYGVRILIPRT, encoded by the coding sequence atggCAGAAATGGCAGTGTCATTTGCTATTGACAAACTGCTTCCATTGTTAATAGAAGAAGTGAAACTGCTCAAAGGTGTTCACAAGGAATTTGCAGAAATTAAGGATGAACTGGAAAGCATCCAAGCCTTCCTTAAGGATGCTGATAGAAGAGCTGCAGCTGATGCAGACAACACTGATGAAGGAGTCAAAATCTGGGTGAAACAGCTTAGGGAAGCAGCTTTTCGGATAGAAGACATCATTGATAACTATATGATGCATGTGGAACAACAGCCTCGTAATCCCGGATGTGCAGCTTTACTCAACAATTTTTCTCACTTGTTCAAAACTTTGAAACAACGCCACCAAATAGCGTCTGGAATTCAAGACATTAAAACATTGGTGCGTGGGATCAAGGAAAGAAGTGAAAGATACGGTTTCCAACGTTCTTTGGATCAAGGATCGAGCAATTCTAGAGGAAGCAAAAATGCCAAATGGCACGACCCTCGAGTGGCTGCTCTTTACATTGATGAAGCCGATGTTGTGGGCTTTGAAGCGCCTAGAAAAAGATTGATTGATTGGATGGTAAAGGGAAGAAAAGAGCGCACTGTCATTTCTGTGGTAGGAATGGGCGGGCAAGGTAAAACAACTCTAGCAAAGACAGTTCTTGACAACAAGGATGTCATTGGTCACTTTGATTTTGTAGTATGGATCACGGTGTCTCAATCATACAATGTTGAAGGGTTGTTGAAGGACATGTTGCTAAAGTTTTACAAACAAAAAGGCAGCAATCCTCCTGATAGTATTTATAAAATGGATCGAGAGTCATTGACAAATGAAGTGAGAAACTACTTGCAGCAAAAGAGGTACGTTGTCGTGTTTGATGATGTTTGGAATGTGCATTTTTGGGATGATATTGAATTTGTTGTAAttgataataaaaatggaaGTAAGATTTTGATAACAACAAGGAACCTAGATGTTGTGGTATCTTGTAAAAAATCTTCTTTCATTGAGGTCCTTGAGTTGCAGCCTTTAACTCAAGAACAATCATTGGAGTTGTTCAATAAGAAGGCATTCAAATTTGACTCCGGTGGATGTTGTCCAAAAGAGCTCAGTGGTATAACTATTGAGATTGTTAATAAATGCAAGGGTTTACCACTTGCAATTGTGGCCATTGGGGGTCTTTTGTCTACAAGAGTGAAAAAGGGGTTTGAGTGGCAGAGATTTAGAGAAAATTTAAGTTCAGAGCTAAAGAAAGATACACATCTAATTGGGATAAAAGAAATCATAGGTTTAAGTTACAAGGATTTGCCTTACTATCTCAAGTCATGTTTGTTGTATTTTGGAATGTATCCAGAAGATTATGAAGTTAAATCAAATAGAGTGATTCGACAATGGATAGCTGAAGGGTTTGTGAAAGAGGAAACCGGGAAGACTTTGGAAGAAGTGGCAGAAGGATATTTAACAGAGTTGATCCATAGAAGCTTGGTGCAAGTATCTTCAATTAGAAAAGATGGTAAAGCTAAAGGTTGTTGTGTTCATGATCAAATACGTGAGATGATCCTTGAAAAGTTTGAGGATTTAAACTTTTGTACTCAAATTAGTGAAGATGGCAAGTCATCCTTAAATGGAATAATTCGGCGTTTATCAATAATAACCACTTCTAATAATTTAACTCAATGTATTGAAAGCTCACATGTTCGATCACTGCTTGTTATCACAGATAAAgaatcaaaaatattttttgagggtaaaatccctaaaaatttCAAGCTGTTGAGGGTTCTTGATTGTAACTCTGATTCATTGAcgagtgttcctgagaatttAGGAAATTTTATCCACTTGAAGTATTTAAGCTTGGGAAAGTCTTTAGTGATAGTATTTGGAATCCCAAAATCTATTGCGATGCTCCGTAACCTAGAGACCTTCAATATAGAGAGTACAAGAGCTATGTTGCCCAAAGAGATTAATAAACTTGGTAAGCTAAGACATCTTACTGGCATGCACCTGTATTTGATTGAATTAGAGGATGGTATTGAAGAGATGACATCCCTACAAACGCTACGTAATGTTGATTTACATATGCAGGGAGCAGAAAAGATGATTACAGGGTTAGGAAAGCTGAAGCAGATAAGGGATTTGGGGTTGGTTAATGTTCGTAGAAAAGATGGAATCATTCTATCTTCGTCAATCAATGAAATGCAACACTTGGAAAGACTAGTTGTTGTATCAAGACATGAAGAGCGCTCTTATGAAGtcattgatttgaatttgatttcatTGCCAACTAAGCTTCGAAAGCTTACGCTAAGTGGGATTCTACAGAAGTTTCCCGAATGGATTCCAAAGCTTCAAAATCTTGTTCAGTTGACGTTGTGCTACTCCCGTTTAACTGAAGATCCATTGAAATCACTAAAAAGTTTGCAACACTTGTTGTTCCTCTCGATAAAGAAATCTGCTTTTGAAGGTTTGTGTTTGCATTTTGAAGATGGATGGTTTCAGAAACTAAAGGAACTGCATGTTGAATATTCAGATGAACTGAGAGATATTATTATCGACAAAGGAGCATTGTCTTCTTTGAAAAAGCTGGGTCTACATGGAGTTCATAGACTGACGAATAATATTCCCACCGGTATCCAACACTTGGAGAAGCTTGAAGTTCTCGGTATTTATTTTGCATCGTATGAACTTCAGAACATTTCTACTGAAGATTGGAATTCGATTCAGCATGTGCCCCTTGTAGACTTTTTTAACTGGTATGGAGTGCGTATTCTAATCCCAAGGACTTAG
- the LOC123918909 gene encoding disease resistance protein RPM1-like yields MAEIAVSFAIDKLLPLLSVQVNLLTGVHKEFADIKEELESIQAFLKDADKRAAAQAPNISEMEKIWVKQVREVAFRIEDIVDEYLLSLEHQPQDPGCAALLQMITHPFKTLKQHHQIASEIQDIKSLMCGIKERSKSYDFKPSFEQGSSSSNGIQKSKLHPLREAALYIDEADVVGFEAPKKVLIDWMVKGRKERTVISVVGMAGQGKTTLVKKVLENKDVIAHFDCLVWITVSQTYDVKDLLRDMLLKIYKQKEENPPQNINQMDQRSLTDEVRNYLQQKRYVVVLDDVWSVQFWDEIELAVIDNESGSRILITTRNLNVVGSCKKSSFTELLELQPLTQEQSLELFNKKAFKFDYGGCCPKELSCIAVEIVNKCKGLPLALVAIGGLLSTRAKTGFELQRFRENLSLELKKDTNLIGIKEIVALSYDDLPYYLKSCLLYFGMYPEDYQVKPNRVIRHWIAEGFVKEERGKTLEEVADGYLTELIHRSLVQVSSIRKDGKAKGCCVHDQIREMILEKFEDLNFCRQTSEDGKSSLSGIIRRLSITTTSNDLTPCIESSHVRSLLVFTNIESKLFSGNRIPKNYRLLRVLDCKSALVPENLGSFIHLKYLSLRFIGECKILKYIGKLHSLETLDLKATGVGDLPKEISKLIKLRHLIGSRLSLIQLEDGIGELTSLQTLRYVNLDSDGAEKIIKGLGKLNQMRDLRLITVRREHGTILSSSINEMQHLEILVVGSRCGDEGYEIIDLDLISLPTKLRKLRLIGILQKFPEWIPKLQNLVELRLWNSNLPEDPFKSVICLQHLLSLNIRHCAFKGLCLHFEDGWFQKLKKLNVGYTKELREVIIDKGALLSLKKLKFDRLLGLENIPTGIQHLEKLEVLRISYISDELVQNISTEDWNSMQHVPLLQISGSDGILIPHPRS; encoded by the coding sequence ATGGCAGAAATAGCAGTGTCTTTTGCTATTGACAAACTGCTTCCATTGTTATCAGTACAAGTCAATCTGCTCACAGGTGTTCACAAGGAATTTGCAGACATTAAAGAAGAACTGGAGAGCATCCAAGCCTTCCTTAAGGATGCTGATAAAAGAGCTGCAGCTCAAGCACCCAATATCAGTGAAATGGAGAAAATATGGGTGAAGCAAGTTAGAGAAGTAGCTTTTCGCATAGAAGACATAGTCGATGAATATTTGCTTTCTTTAGAGCACCAACCTCAAGATCCCGGATGTGCAGCTTTACTCCAGATGATCACTCACCCGTTCAAAACTTTGAAACAACACCATCAAATAGCGTCTGAGATTCAGGACATTAAGTCATTGATGTGTGGGATCAAGGAAAGAAGTAAAAGTTATGATTTCAAACCTTCTTTTGAACAAGGTTCAAGCAGTTCTAATGGAATCCAGAAATCCAAACTGCACCCCCTTCGAGAGGCTGCTCTTTACATTGATGAAGCTGACGTTGTGGGCTTTGAAGCGCCAAAAAAAGTATTGATTGATTGGATGGTAAAAGGAAGAAAAGAGCGTACTGTCATCTCTGTGGTAGGAATGGCAGGACAAGGCAAAACCACTCTAGTCAAGAAAGTTCTTGAAAACAAAGATGTCATTGCACACTTTGATTGTCTTGTATGGATTACAGTGTCTCAAACATACGATGTTAAAGACTTGTTGAGGGACATGTTGCTAAAAATTtacaaacaaaaagaagaaaatccACCTCAGAATATTAATCAAATGGATCAAAGGTCGTTGACCGATGAGGTGAGAAACTACTTGCAGCAAAAGAGGTATGTTGTTGTGCTTGATGATGTTTGGAGTGTACAATTTTGGGATGAAATTGAACTAGCTGTAATTGATAATGAAAGTGGAAGTAGGATATTGATAACAACAAGGAACCTAAATGTTGTGGGGTCCTGTAAAAAATCTTCTTTCACTGAGTTGCTTGAGTTGCAACCTTTAACTCAAGAACAATCACTGGAGTTGTTCAACAAGAAGGCATTCAAATTTGACTATGGTGGATGTTGTCCAAAAGAACTCAGTTGTATAGCTGTTGAAATTGTTAATAAATGCAAGGGTTTACCACTTGCACTTGTTGCCATTGGTGGTCTTTTGTCTACAAGAGCGAAAACTGGGTTTGAGTTGCAGAGATTTAGAGAAAATTTAAGTTTAGAGCTAAAGAAAGATACAAATCTAATTGGGATAAAAGAAATTGTAGCTTTAAGTTATGATGATTTGCCTTACTATCTCAAGTCATGTTTGTTGTATTTTGGAATGTATCCAGAAGATTATCAAGTTAAACCAAATAGAGTGATTCGACACTGGATAGCTGAAGGGTTTGTGAAAGAAGAAAGGGGGAAGACTTTGGAAGAAGTTGCAGACGGATATTTAACAGAGTTGATCCATAGAAGCTTGGTGCAAGTGTCTTCAATTAGAAAAGATGGTAAAGCTAAAGGTTGTTGTGTTCATGATCAAATACGTGAGATGATCCTTGAAAAGTTTGAGGATTTGAACTTTTGCAGGCAAACTAGTGAAGATGGTAAGTCATCCTTAAGTGGAATAATTCGGCGCTTGTCAATAACAACCACGTCCAATGATTTAACGCCGTGTATTGAAAGCTCGCATGTTCGGTCATTGCTTGTTTTTACAAATATagaatcaaaattattttctggGAATAGAATCCCTAAAAATTACAGGCTGTTGAGAGTTCTTGATTGCAAATCTGCTTTAGTTCCTGAGAATTTGGGAAGTTTTATCCACTTGAAATATTTAAGCTTGAGGTTTATTGGGGAATGTAAAATCCTAAAATATATTGGAAAGCTCCATAGCCTAGAGACCTTGGATCTAAAGGCTACTGGTGTTGGTGATTTGCCCAAAGAGATTAGCAAGCTTATAAAGCTAAGACATCTTATCGGCTCTAGACTGTCTTTGATTCAATTAGAGGATGGTATTGGTGAGCTGACATCCCTTCAAACGCTGCGCTATGTTAATTTAGATTCGGATGGAGCggaaaagataattaaagggtTAGGAAAGCTGAATCAGATGAGGGATTTGAGATTGATTACTGTTCGTAGAGAACATGGAACCATTCTATCTTCGTCGATCAATGAAATGCAACACTTGGAAATACTAGTTGTTGGATCAAGATGTGGTGACGAGGGTTATGAAATCattgatttggatttgatcTCATTGCCAACTAAGCTTCGAAAACTTAGACTAATTGGGATTTTACAGAAGTTTCCCGAATGGATTCCAAAGCTTCAAAATCTGGTTGAGTTGAGATTGTGGAACTCCAATTTACCGGAAGATCCATTCAAATCAGTAATCTGTTTGCAACACTTGTTGTCCCTCAATATACGGCATTGTGCTTTTAAAGGTTTGTGTTTGCATTTTGAAGATGGATGGtttcaaaaacttaaaaaactGAATGTTGGATATACCAAAGAATTGAGAGAAGTTATTATTGACAAAGGAGCACTGCTTTCTCTGAAAAAGCTAAAGTTTGACAGGCTCCTCGGACTGGAGAATATACCCACTGGCATCCAACACTTGGAGAAGCTTGAAGTTCTCCGTATTTCTTATATATCAGATGAATTGGTGCAGAACATTTCTACTGAGGATTGGAATTCAATGCAGCATGTGCCCCTTTTACAAATTTCTGGCAGTGATGGAATTCTTATTCCACATCCAAGGAGTTAG